GAATGAAAAAGTAATGGATATGCCTACTAATATTTATCCCGGTGTTAAATTCAATCGTATACGTTTCTCCGGATGGGACAGACACAGTGAACCATTTATTTCTAACATTAAGATTACAACCGCATCACCAGATACGCGCAGTAAGCTGATAACTGAAGGTAAACTTGTTACATATGGAATCACTTTTGATGTCAACAAATCTGATGTAAAACCTGAGTCTTATGGCACTCTTAAAAGTATTGCTGATGTACTCAAAGAAAACGGATCTGTGACAGTGAAAATAATAGGCCATACTGATAGTGATGGAGATGACAATATGAATCTTGATTTATCGAAACGAAGAGCTGAATCTGTAAAAAATGAGTTAATAAATATTTTTGGTATCGATGCTGCTCGTTTAGAAACTGATGGTGCAGGTGAAACTAAACCTATAGCTCCTAATGACACTCCGGCAAACAAAGCACAAAACCGTCGGGTAGAATTTATAAAAACAAATTAGTCACATAAATAGCAGGGTGATCTATCAGAAATCACCCTGCTAAATTAAATGATATTATTTGTTGAATTAAATATACGGCAAACAATAATCATTAATATCTATGTTGATCAGTAAATACTAAAATAAAATCATAGATATTAATTCACCTCAATCAATATTGGAGGTGGTAATCTAAATTCTTCATTATCATAAATTACGGCCGACCTGGTTAATGATTGAGTTTCTCTGACATCCTTTTGTTTAAACTCTTCAAAGGAGTATGTTTCACCGGCAAGTTCTTTAATTCTCATAACAATTTGCTCTCTGCCTTGTGCATTTATATATCGTATATTATTATTCATCAGACTTACCGGTTCAGATCTCCAGACACCTTTAGAATAATAAAACCCTCCTTCATATACTCCAACATAAGAATAGTCTGGATCATTTATAAGATGACTCCATAAAATATCTTCCACACGATCTGTAAGATCTACATTTTCAAAAAATCCCCATTGTTGCCATTTAAGCAAATCCTCCTTTTCAGATTGAGGTATTGTTGAATTATTTTCAGTATACTCATCTGCAAGCTGCCCAAATCCATGTCCTCCAATCTCATGCTGTACTACTCCCCTGAAATCATTAGGATAATTGAAATTTGATACAGGTACAACAGATATCGACATACCATTAGAATATGACCAGTTTGTACCCCCATATCTTGTACTGTTAGCAATGACAGCAATCTGTGTCTCTGAGAGGTCAGAACTTAGTGGCACTTTTTGTGCATATTCAAAAACAGATGTATGATCGATACTCATTCTTGTTGATGTGGCACTCTCAAATTTTGCTGAGAACTTCGTTTTCCTGGTTCTTTGAATATCACTTATTCCACTCTCCTCAGAATATGCATAAACAATATAAACATCGAAATAATTTCTGTATGTTCTATATGGCTCAATATCAAAGAAGTGATCAATTGCTTCAAGCAGATTGTCTTCGAACTTTCCTGAAATAATATCAGCAACAGTATAACCATCGCCCAGAAACACTATATCTATACCATCACCTGCCGTAGAACTTTGTATTTTTACATATTCACCATCACTTAATTGGTAATTAATCTGATTAATCCTTAGTGTATCTGCGTAGTTTCTGTTATTAAGTTTGAAAATCACATCACCAGATCGATTTAGAGATGTACCAGTAAACAATGAAACATCCACAACTAATTCAACTGAGTCAGAACCTGTTGCGGAGCCTGACAAGAGAGACGTTGTAACCCATTGGGGAGAGGATACTATTGTCCATGAACTGCTGGCAGTTAGTTTAACTTGGTAACTACCCCCATTGAGTGAAGTTTCAATTATATTTCTAGAAAGTGATATCCAGTTCTCAACGACTTGTATATTTATAATTTTGCTAACATTTCCATCATGGCTTGATACCGTTATAGTTGCTTCCCCAACATTTTTTGCATTTAACAACCCATTATTATCGATGGTCACAATATTATCGTTACTGGATTTCCAGTTGAGACTTTTATTAGATGCATTTGAAGGAATTATCATAGCATTAAGCGTTAAAGTATCCCCTTCTGCTACAATAATGTTATTCGTATTTATAGATATATCTGTAACCCTAAAAAACTTCTCATCTTTTTCGCAAGAAATTACTAAAACAAGAAACAAAATTAGGACAGACAAAAATAATAGCTGTAATTTCATATGCCAAAATTCTTATTTACGACACCTATATCTCAATAACACAAAAAAAAGCTTTAAGGTTTGATTAATAAAAATATGAAATCTATAAATAAAAATAATTCAAGAGATATTTTTACTTGCTGTTTATTGAAGGTATGTTAAGACTCGAG
This portion of the Lascolabacillus massiliensis genome encodes:
- a CDS encoding M64 family metallopeptidase, whose amino-acid sequence is MKLQLLFLSVLILFLVLVISCEKDEKFFRVTDISINTNNIIVAEGDTLTLNAMIIPSNASNKSLNWKSSNDNIVTIDNNGLLNAKNVGEATITVSSHDGNVSKIINIQVVENWISLSRNIIETSLNGGSYQVKLTASSSWTIVSSPQWVTTSLLSGSATGSDSVELVVDVSLFTGTSLNRSGDVIFKLNNRNYADTLRINQINYQLSDGEYVKIQSSTAGDGIDIVFLGDGYTVADIISGKFEDNLLEAIDHFFDIEPYRTYRNYFDVYIVYAYSEESGISDIQRTRKTKFSAKFESATSTRMSIDHTSVFEYAQKVPLSSDLSETQIAVIANSTRYGGTNWSYSNGMSISVVPVSNFNYPNDFRGVVQHEIGGHGFGQLADEYTENNSTIPQSEKEDLLKWQQWGFFENVDLTDRVEDILWSHLINDPDYSYVGVYEGGFYYSKGVWRSEPVSLMNNNIRYINAQGREQIVMRIKELAGETYSFEEFKQKDVRETQSLTRSAVIYDNEEFRLPPPILIEVN